ATATCTTGCATCAGTCGCCCCAGCTCAACATGGATCTTACGATGGGTGTGGTTGTGAGGATCGGTGATGCCGTTGACCTTGCTATTGAGGTCATAGGTGTAGCTAGTTTTTTCCAGCAGTGGAGTTATCACCTGCTGCAATGCATTGTCTAAGCTATAGACCCTAGCAGTGATCAATCCCTTGCCGTCAACGGTATTAACTAGATTTCCTTGCCCATCATAGCTTTTAGCGATGGTAATCGCTTGCTCTCCTTCACTAAGTACTTGACCACGAAAGTTATAAATTACTCTGAGCGTTAGATTATTACCATCTGTGATGACAACTTGGTGAAGATTATCCAGATCATATTGAAACGCTTCGATTTTACGCGACTTCCGACCAACAATCCCCTATTTCAACAAAATCTAAGATCTCATATTCGCCTTTATTATGGCATTTACTCCTTAATAACATTAACTTAAGTCTTTGCCTAAGAGTCCTGGAGAAACTATGTCAAAATATAAGGGCAGCGATTCACAGCCAACCCCTTTTGATCCGGCCTACACCCAGCTATTTTCCTACCCAAAGATGGTCAGGGACTTGCTGGTCAACTTTGTCAAGCAGCCATGGGTCAATGATATCGATTGGGACAGCCTACATACACTAAGCCCTAAGTTTGTCACGAAAAAGCTCAGAAAGCGTGAATCAGATATCATTTGGAAGGCTAAGTGGCATGATAGAGACCTCTACATTATCTTATTTCTTGAGTTCCAGAGTTCCGTAGATCGATTCATGCCAGTTAGAATTCTAGCCTACGTCAACTTGCTATTTCTACAGCTTGTGAAAGAAGGAAAAATAACCGATAAGCTACCACCTGTGCTGCCTTTAGTGCTATATAATGGAGAAAAGGAGTGGAAGGCAGGCGTCTCAATGGCTGATTTGCTGCATCCTGACTGTCCTGATGCTTTGAAGCCGTACCAGCCCGAGATCCAGTTTTTCCTTCTTGATGAAAAACGTGTGCC
This is a stretch of genomic DNA from Pseudobacteriovorax antillogorgiicola. It encodes these proteins:
- a CDS encoding Rpn family recombination-promoting nuclease/putative transposase; the encoded protein is MSKYKGSDSQPTPFDPAYTQLFSYPKMVRDLLVNFVKQPWVNDIDWDSLHTLSPKFVTKKLRKRESDIIWKAKWHDRDLYIILFLEFQSSVDRFMPVRILAYVNLLFLQLVKEGKITDKLPPVLPLVLYNGEKEWKAGVSMADLLHPDCPDALKPYQPEIQFFLLDEKRVPVSDDDISSDNLVAPIFALEQADQKNLYTTFLLLKRVLESSAEFADIAQAFIAYVTAVTRAEERDPSIKVKSLDEVEIMLSKKIDNWIAEGEARGEARGEARGEARGETRAQRAIALALLQKGLDKMLIAEATKLSVEEIEALAKDV